Sequence from the Syntrophorhabdaceae bacterium genome:
GCTTTAAGAAGGCCGTGGCCGGCCTCACGAGTGCAGATGCGTCGATCAAAGCGGCCGAGGCCGCGCTCATCGGTATCGATGTTTCATTGAGCTACACCTATGTTCGCGCCCCCTTCGACGCCGTGGTCTTGACAAAGAATGCGGATGTCGGCGATATCGTGACACCCATCGGCGCAGCGGCAAACGCCAAATCGGCCGTGGTCACTATCGCCGATATGAATTCTCTTCAGGTCGAAGCCGATGTCTCGGAGTCGAATATCGAGCGATTGAAATCCGGTCAGCCCTGCGAGATCCAGCTTGATGCGATCCCTGATACCCGTTTTGCCGGGACCATTCACATGATTGTACCCACGGCGGATAGAAGCAAGGCAACGGTCATGGTCAAAGTCGGCTTCAATCAGCCGGATGGCAGAATACTCCCCGAGATGTCGGCGAAAGTCGCCTTTCTCTCACGGGAGGTGAAGAAGGAAGAGGAAAAATCAAGAACGGCGGTAAGTTCCAGTGCAGTTGTGGATCGTCAAGGGAAGAAGTTCCTCTTTGTGGTAAAACGGGACCGGGCGCAGCTCACCCCGGTATCATTGGGCGCGCCGCTCGGCGACATGACAGAAATAGCGAGCGGTGTGGTCTCGGGCGAAAAGGTAGTGCTCAACCCGCCGAAAGGTCTTGCCAATCACGCCCGCATCAAGATCCCCGAACGGTAGATGAAAACCGGATCTCCCATCGTCGAAGTGAGAAACCTCTATAAGTCTTACTGGCGAGGGAGCCAGATTGTGCCCGTGCTTGAGAACATTACGTTCGATATAGCGGAAGGCGAATTCTTGGCCCTCATGGGGCCCTCGGGCTCGGGCAAAAGCACCCTGCTCAATCTTATCGCGGGTATCGACGAACCCGATAGCGGCGTGATAAAAGTCGGAGGCGTCGATATTACAACCCTTACGGAGATAGAACTCGCCCATTGGCGGGCCCTGAACGTGGGTTTCATCTTCCAGTTTTACAATCTCATACCGGTGCTGACGGCGTTTGAGAACGTGGAGCTTCCCCTGCTGCTCTCTTTTCTTTCGCGCTCGGAACGAAGGGAACACGTGGAGATGGCCTTAAAGGTGGTCAATCTCACGGACAGGATGGACCATTACCCCGGACAGCTTTCCGGCGGTCAGCAACAGCGCGTGGCTATCGCGCGGGCCATCGTTACCGATCCGGCCATCCTGGTCGCCGATGAGCCTACGGGAGATCTGGACAGACACTCTGCCGAAGAGATCATGGAACTCATGGACAGGCTCAATATGGAATCGCAAAAGACCATCATCATGGTTACCCACGACCCACGGGCCGCGCGAAAGGCGCATGTCATGCGGCAGCTTGACAAGGGTGTTTTGAACGATGCGACTTCTCAAGATCATCTATAAGAACGCCTTCCGTCACAAACTCCGCACGGGCCTCACCATTTTGAGCATCGCCATTGCCATTCTCGCCTTCGGACTGCTCCGCACCGTGGTTGACGCCTGGTATGCAGGAGTTCAGGCTTCATCTTCGTATCGTCTCGTTACCCGGAGCGCCACTTCGATAATCTTTCCCCTGCCGCTATCCTACAAGGATAAAATCCGCCAGATTGACGGGGTCAAGACCGTCTCATACGGCTACTGGTTCGGCGGCATCTATATCGACGAAAAAAACTTCTTTGCCAATTTCGCCGTGGACGGATCGACCTTTTTTGATATCTACCCCGAGTACGTGCTCTCACCCACCGAAAAGGAGGCGTTTCTCAGGGACCGTAAAGGTTTTGTCTGTGGCCGCAAGCTTGCAGAACGCTTTAATTGGAAGATAGGTGATACCGTCGTTTTGAAGGGAACCATCTTCCCCGGCACCTGGGAATTTGTCCTTAAGGGGATCTATCAGGGCAAAGACAAAAACACCGACGAATCGGAATTTATATTCCACTTTGACTATTTAAACGAGTCCTTGAAAAAGTCAGCGCCCTCAAGGGCCGATCAGGTCGGCTTCTATTTTGTGGGTATTAGTAATCCGGATCGGGCAGCCGAGATCGCTACCGACATAGACAGGACTTTTCAAAATTCACTTGCCGAGACGCTGACGGAGACCGAAAAGGCATTTCAGCTGGGCTTCGTTGCCATGTCCGATGCGATCATTACCGCCATCAAACTTGTCTCCTTCGTAGTCATCGTTATCATCCTTGCCGTAGTTGCTAACACTATGGCAATGTCTGCCAGGGAACGCACGGGCGAGTATGCCATATTCGAGACGCTTGGGTTTGGCGGATGGTACATAGCGGCACTCATCTTCGGCGAATCCATGATCATCACTATGATCGGATGCGCAACCGGAGTGGCAGCCACGTTTCCCGCCAAAGCAGCGTTCGCAAAAAGTGTGGGTCAATACTTCCCGATTTTCAACATAGCGCAGAAGACAATATACCTCGATGTGGCACTCTCACTTGCGGTGGGAATCCTTGCAGGCATAGTTCCGGCGGTACGGTCCGTCAGGATC
This genomic interval carries:
- a CDS encoding efflux RND transporter periplasmic adaptor subunit, with protein sequence MADDLSKLKIDKSRQGFKTKRKRKPLYLLTALSLAALVLALVVSGVFSPAIQVEVATVGKAYPSQTFTLLNASGYVVPQRKSSVAAKVTGRLVALYVEEGSVIKKNQVIAQLENDDLTASRKQAVANLNVARAGYDQAKAELNDAQVSFERQKQLIAKELIAKSDYDTAEARFKKAVAGLTSADASIKAAEAALIGIDVSLSYTYVRAPFDAVVLTKNADVGDIVTPIGAAANAKSAVVTIADMNSLQVEADVSESNIERLKSGQPCEIQLDAIPDTRFAGTIHMIVPTADRSKATVMVKVGFNQPDGRILPEMSAKVAFLSREVKKEEEKSRTAVSSSAVVDRQGKKFLFVVKRDRAQLTPVSLGAPLGDMTEIASGVVSGEKVVLNPPKGLANHARIKIPER
- a CDS encoding ABC transporter ATP-binding protein — encoded protein: MKTGSPIVEVRNLYKSYWRGSQIVPVLENITFDIAEGEFLALMGPSGSGKSTLLNLIAGIDEPDSGVIKVGGVDITTLTEIELAHWRALNVGFIFQFYNLIPVLTAFENVELPLLLSFLSRSERREHVEMALKVVNLTDRMDHYPGQLSGGQQQRVAIARAIVTDPAILVADEPTGDLDRHSAEEIMELMDRLNMESQKTIIMVTHDPRAARKAHVMRQLDKGVLNDATSQDHL
- a CDS encoding FtsX-like permease family protein, with the translated sequence MRLLKIIYKNAFRHKLRTGLTILSIAIAILAFGLLRTVVDAWYAGVQASSSYRLVTRSATSIIFPLPLSYKDKIRQIDGVKTVSYGYWFGGIYIDEKNFFANFAVDGSTFFDIYPEYVLSPTEKEAFLRDRKGFVCGRKLAERFNWKIGDTVVLKGTIFPGTWEFVLKGIYQGKDKNTDESEFIFHFDYLNESLKKSAPSRADQVGFYFVGISNPDRAAEIATDIDRTFQNSLAETLTETEKAFQLGFVAMSDAIITAIKLVSFVVIVIILAVVANTMAMSARERTGEYAIFETLGFGGWYIAALIFGESMIITMIGCATGVAATFPAKAAFAKSVGQYFPIFNIAQKTIYLDVALSLAVGILAGIVPAVRSVRIRIADGLRMVE